Sequence from the Streptomyces sp. NBC_00440 genome:
GGCTGCGCCAAGACGGGCGGCAACTACGCGGGCGCCTTCGCCGCCGGGCTGGAGGCGACGGCCCACGGGTGCGACCAGGTGGTCTGGCTGGACGCCATGGAACACCGTTGGGCCGAGGAGATGGGGGGAATGAACCTGTTCTTCGTCCACACACCTCGCGACGGACGACCGCGGTTGACGACCCCGCCCCTGACGGGCACGTTGCTGCCGGGCATCACACGGGACTCGCTCCTCACCCTGGGGCCGAAACTGGGCTATGACGCGGCCGAGAGCCCGATCTCCATCGAGCAGTGGCGCGAGGAATGCGCGTCCGGTGAGCTCACTGAGGTGTTCGCCTGCGGAACGGCCGCGGTGATCGCCCCGGTCGGCACCGTGAAGTCGGAGAGCGGGCAATGGAAGGTCGCCGACGGCGCACCGGGTCCGGTCACCCTCCGGCTGCGCCGGGAGCTGCTGGGGATCCAGCACGGTTCGGCGCCCGACCCGGAGGGCTGGGTCCATCATGTCCGCTGAACTCAGGGCCCGTGCGCAGGAGCCGCGCTGCATCCACGAGATGGTCGGCGAGCAGGCCCGCCGCACACCCGGCGCGATCGCCGTCAGCCACGGGGATCTGCGCCTCACGTACCGCGAACTCGACCTGCGCTCGGCGGCACTGGCACGGCGCCTGGGGAGCGCCGGGGTGGTGCGCGGCGACACCGTCGTGGTGCTGCTCGACCGGTCGATCGACCTGATCGTGGCACTGACGGCCGTGCTGCGGGCCGGCGCGGCCTATCTCTACCTGGACCCGGCCGAGCCCATCGGCCAGCGGGAGCGGATCCTGGCCGACACCCGCGCCCGATACGCCGTCGCCCACAGCGATTCCGCCCACCGGATCGACCTGCCGGTCGTGCTGAACATCGACGACGGCGAGCCCGAGGCATCTCCGTCCGTCCCGGCCGACGAGGACGACCGAACTCCCGTGGACAGCCCGGCGTACGTCTGCTACACGTCGGGCTCCACCGGCGACCCCAAGGGCGTGGTGGTCTCGCATCGGGCGGTCTTCCGCCTTGTGGACGACCCGTCGTGGATCGATGTCCGCGACGACGACGTGTTCTTCCAGCTCACCCGCGTCGGTTTCGACGTGTCCACCTTCGAGATCTGGATGCCCCTCGTACGAGGGCTGAGGCTGGCCCTGGGGCCGCCGCTGCGCGCCAACCTGGATCTCGCCGATCTGGCCGGGACCATGCGCGCCGAGGGCGTCACCGTGCTGTGGCTGACGGCGGGGCTGTTCCACCAGATGGTGATGCACCACCTGGAGGGTCTGGCCGGGATCCGGCATCTGCTCGCCGGCGGGGACGTGCTGTCCCCGGCCCACGTCAGCCGGGTGATGACCGCCTACCCCGACCTGGTCTTCACCAACGGCTACGGGCCGACCGAGAACACCACCTTCAGCACCTGCTGGACCACACGCGATCCGGGTTCGGCGCCCACAGTCCCGATCGGCGTCCCGATCGACGGCAGTTCCGCAGTGGTCCGCGGCGACGACCTGCGGCCCGTGGCCGACGGGGAGATCGGCGAACTGTGGGTAGGCGGAAGCGGGGTGGCGAACGGGTACCTGCACCGCGGGGCGGAGACCGCGATGCGCTTCGTCGCCGACCTCGACCCGGATGCGGCACCGGGCAGCCGGATGTACCGCACCGGCGACCTGGCGCGATGGCGGGCCGACGGCACCCTTGAGTTCCTCGGCCGGGTGGACCGGCAGCTGAAGATACGCGGCTACCGCGTCGAGCCGAGCATGGTGGAGTCGGAGATCCTGCGCCTCCCCGGCGTCGCGCAGGCAGCCGTGGTGCCCCGCACCTACGGGGCGAGCGATACGCGTCTGATCGCGTACGTGGGCGCCGGGGGCGATCCGTCGACCTGGCCCGCGTTCAGCGCCTCGCTGCGGGAGCAGCTGCAGGCGGGACTGCCGGCACATCTGGTCCCGTGGGCGATCGTCGTGCACCCCGAGCTGGCGCTCAACCCGAACGGGAAGGTGGACCGTTCGGCGCTGCCGTCGGCGAAGATCCCGCGGAACGTGTGGAACGAGTACGTGGCGCCCAGGAACTCCGTCGAGGCGCGATTGGCCGAGATCTGGAGCGAGGCGCTGGACATCGAGGATGTCGGGATCGAGGACAACTTCTTCGACCTGGGCGGGCACTCCCTGCTGGCCGCCGAGTTGCTGGCCGCGCTGCCGGAGGAGTTCGACTCGACGCTGCCCGCACGCACGCTGTACCTGCGACCGACGATCGCCGAACTTGCGAAAGAGCTCCGCGGCAGCGCGGAGGAGTCGAATCCAGAGAGGACCACGGATGCATCGGCTCAGTAGGAACGAGGTCGACTCGTCCGCAGGACCGGCCGCGGGCTGTCCCGTCGGTGCGGCCGCCGCCGGTCTGGCGCACTCCGCGGCCTTCACCGAGATGGGATTCCGTGGAGTCTGGGCGCGGATGCGCGAGGAGGACCACCTGGAGTGGACCCAGGTGGACGACCACAACGGATTCTGGTCGGTGGTGACGTACGCCGATGTGGAGCGGGTGCTGCGGGACGCCGCCGCCTTCACCTCCGAGCGCGGCACGATGATCAATATCCTCGGGGTCGAGGACCCGGCGGGCGGGCGGCAGATCGCCGCCACCGATCCGCCGCGGCACACCGTCATGCGGGCCCGCCTGCAGAAGGCGCTCGCCATCAAGTCCATCGAGAAGCAGCAGAGCATGATCAGCAGCCTGGTCGACGAGGCGCTGGCACCGCTGGCCGCCGACGGCGGCTTCGACTTCGCGGAGGCGATGCTGGCCCTCCCGGTGGCCATCGGCGGCGAGTCCATGGGGCTGCCGCGTGCGGACTGGCCGCGGCTGGGCGAGCTCCTGGTCGCCTCCGTCGCCGCCGACGATCCCGCGTACCAGAACGAGGCGGGCACTCAGGCGACACTGGACGCCGCCCATCGTGAACTGTTCGCGTACTTCCAGGACATCTACCGCGAGCGGCGCCGCAACCTCGGAGACGACCTCATCAGCGTGCTGATCACCACCGAGGTGGACGGACGCACCATGACCCCCGGTGAGGTCATGTCCAACTGCTACAGCGTGCTGCTCGGAGCGGTCGTCACGACGCCGCACGCCCCCAACTACATGATGACCGAGCGCATCGCCGACGGAACCCTCAGCCGGTGGGCCGAGGACATCACCGCCACCCCGACGGCCGTGGAGGAGGCGCTGCGCCTGGGCTCACCCGTCAGCCACTTCATGCGCTACGCCGTCGACGACGTGGTGATTCGCGGGACGCGCATACGGGCGGGCGAAGCCGTGGTCAGCTGGCTCGGCGCGGCGAACAGGGACAGTGCGGTGTTCCCGGATCCGGAGCACTTCGACATCCGCCGGCGCCCGAACAAGCATCTGGCCTTCGGAATCGGCCCCCACTACTGCGTTGGGCACACCGTCGCGCGGGTCACGCTGCGCACCCTGTTCAACGAGCTGCTGACGCGGTTCACGGCGTTCGAGCCTGCCGGGGAGCCCGAGCGGCTGCGCTCCAACTTCGTCTCCGGCTACCGGAAGCTGCCGATCACCGCGTCGCCTGCCCACGCAGGCTGAGTCCGAACGTCGGAAGGGTTTCCCCATGTCCTTGTCCCGACCTCCCCTCCGCAAGCGCTGGCTGACCCGTGAACCGTCGCGGTCCGCGCGCGCCCGGGTCTTTCTCATTCCCTATTCGGGGTGCGGAGCGAGCATGTACCGGCAGTGGCCCGTGGAGCGGGACGGTGTGGAGTACCTGCCGGTCGAGCTCCCCGGGCACGAGTCGCGGTTCGCCGAGCCCAACTTCACCTCCTACGCGGAACTCGCCGTGCAGATGATCGAGGGGCTGGCGCCCCACCTCGACGTGCCGTTCGGCTTCTTCGGCCACTGCGGTTCGGCGCTGGCGGCGTACGAGACTTCGGTGCAGCTGGTGACGAGGGACGTGGCGACCCCGTCGGCGCTGTTCGTCTCGTCCGAAGTCGCCCCGCAGGACGGACCCGCCGGCAGGTTCCTGCAGATGGACGACCACGAGCTGGGCGCCGAGCTGGAGAAGCTGATCCGCGAACTGGGCGGCACACCGTCCGCCGAACTGATCGAGTTGTACCTTGAGGTCCTGCGCGCGGATGTGGAGACCAACAAGCGCTACGTCGTGCCCGACCCCTTCCGGCTGCCGTGCCCGATCGTGGCCATCGGCTGGACCGGGGACGAGGAGATCCCGTACGCCACCATGGGCGGCTGGCCGACATGCGGGGAGACGAAGTCGGAACTGCTGGAGGGCAGTCACCATCGGTTCATCGAGGCGCCGTCCGAGCTGCTCGACCTGATGGGCGCGGCACTCGGGGTCGCGTCATGAGCGGCGCCGCGCGGACGGCGACGGCGCGGGAACGGCTCTGGCTGAAGCGGTTCGCCGCGCCCCTGCCCGCCGGGGCGACCAAGCTCCTCTGCTTCCACTACGCCGGCGGGAGCGCGGGGGTCTTCCGCCATTGGGCCGCGCGGCTTCCGTCGGTGGAGGTCATCGGCGTACAGCTTCCCGGGCGCGCGGACCGGTTCCTCGAAGAACGCCATGCCCGGATGGATCCGCTGGTGGAGGAGCTGATCGACGTGCTGGGGCCGTCTTTGGACCAGCCGTTCGCCTGCTACGGATCCAGCATGGGCGCTCGCGTGGCGTGGGCGCTGGCGCACGCCCTGCGCGATCGTGAACTGCCTTTGCCCCGAGCCCTGTTCGTGTCCGCGAGCGGCGGGCCGGCCCTCGACGACGGGAACTGGCTCTGGGAGGACCGCGACGACGGGTTGGAGGGCTATGTGCGGGAGATGGGCGGAACCCCACCGTCCGTGCTGGCGGAAGCGAGCCTGCTGGCCGCTCTGCTGCCCGTCCTGGAGGCGGACCTGTCGGTGCTGAGTACGCATGACTTCCACCCGGACGTGCCGCTCGACCTGCCGATCCACGCCTTCGCCGGGGAGCACGACCCTGAGGCGGGCCCGGAGCACATGCAGGCGTGGCGGGACGAGACGACGGCGGCCTTCTCCATGGAGGTCCTGCCGTGCGGACACTTCTTCGACTCCGCATCCGAGGCCAAGGTGATCGACTCCATCG
This genomic interval carries:
- a CDS encoding thioesterase II family protein produces the protein MSGAARTATARERLWLKRFAAPLPAGATKLLCFHYAGGSAGVFRHWAARLPSVEVIGVQLPGRADRFLEERHARMDPLVEELIDVLGPSLDQPFACYGSSMGARVAWALAHALRDRELPLPRALFVSASGGPALDDGNWLWEDRDDGLEGYVREMGGTPPSVLAEASLLAALLPVLEADLSVLSTHDFHPDVPLDLPIHAFAGEHDPEAGPEHMQAWRDETTAAFSMEVLPCGHFFDSASEAKVIDSIGRTLDGPPARTRPSAPSEGTGPRPIDEGVAI
- a CDS encoding non-ribosomal peptide synthetase produces the protein MSAELRARAQEPRCIHEMVGEQARRTPGAIAVSHGDLRLTYRELDLRSAALARRLGSAGVVRGDTVVVLLDRSIDLIVALTAVLRAGAAYLYLDPAEPIGQRERILADTRARYAVAHSDSAHRIDLPVVLNIDDGEPEASPSVPADEDDRTPVDSPAYVCYTSGSTGDPKGVVVSHRAVFRLVDDPSWIDVRDDDVFFQLTRVGFDVSTFEIWMPLVRGLRLALGPPLRANLDLADLAGTMRAEGVTVLWLTAGLFHQMVMHHLEGLAGIRHLLAGGDVLSPAHVSRVMTAYPDLVFTNGYGPTENTTFSTCWTTRDPGSAPTVPIGVPIDGSSAVVRGDDLRPVADGEIGELWVGGSGVANGYLHRGAETAMRFVADLDPDAAPGSRMYRTGDLARWRADGTLEFLGRVDRQLKIRGYRVEPSMVESEILRLPGVAQAAVVPRTYGASDTRLIAYVGAGGDPSTWPAFSASLREQLQAGLPAHLVPWAIVVHPELALNPNGKVDRSALPSAKIPRNVWNEYVAPRNSVEARLAEIWSEALDIEDVGIEDNFFDLGGHSLLAAELLAALPEEFDSTLPARTLYLRPTIAELAKELRGSAEESNPERTTDASAQ
- a CDS encoding cytochrome P450, with the protein product MHRLSRNEVDSSAGPAAGCPVGAAAAGLAHSAAFTEMGFRGVWARMREEDHLEWTQVDDHNGFWSVVTYADVERVLRDAAAFTSERGTMINILGVEDPAGGRQIAATDPPRHTVMRARLQKALAIKSIEKQQSMISSLVDEALAPLAADGGFDFAEAMLALPVAIGGESMGLPRADWPRLGELLVASVAADDPAYQNEAGTQATLDAAHRELFAYFQDIYRERRRNLGDDLISVLITTEVDGRTMTPGEVMSNCYSVLLGAVVTTPHAPNYMMTERIADGTLSRWAEDITATPTAVEEALRLGSPVSHFMRYAVDDVVIRGTRIRAGEAVVSWLGAANRDSAVFPDPEHFDIRRRPNKHLAFGIGPHYCVGHTVARVTLRTLFNELLTRFTAFEPAGEPERLRSNFVSGYRKLPITASPAHAG
- a CDS encoding thioesterase II family protein, with the translated sequence MSLSRPPLRKRWLTREPSRSARARVFLIPYSGCGASMYRQWPVERDGVEYLPVELPGHESRFAEPNFTSYAELAVQMIEGLAPHLDVPFGFFGHCGSALAAYETSVQLVTRDVATPSALFVSSEVAPQDGPAGRFLQMDDHELGAELEKLIRELGGTPSAELIELYLEVLRADVETNKRYVVPDPFRLPCPIVAIGWTGDEEIPYATMGGWPTCGETKSELLEGSHHRFIEAPSELLDLMGAALGVAS